From Candidatus Zixiibacteriota bacterium, a single genomic window includes:
- a CDS encoding S9 family peptidase has translation MPAKKSGVRAVTIEDLTRIKFVRSPALSPDETEICCVVETIPDDRKEYRSHLWRCNADGSALRQLTFGKRSDSSPVYSPDGRWIVFVSKRGDHPGIHLLPSDGGEAKPLVEKDGTFSFVSFSPDSQTIVCLFRANDPIPGAEKKPDKKSDPDAKPPKREAPIARHITRLAYREDGVGFYPKDQWHVWAFDVAAGAGRQLTKGRFSEAWPIVSPNGRDVLFVSNHRPDPDRDPYRHDLFVVPLKGGAMRRIPTPEGPIEAPSYSRDGKLIAYLGHSQPDAPWGVVPYHLWVVGANGTPRACDITPTFDRESYDLTISDTGEGFGIIRPEWSHDSKSLLYIVTDTGSTLLFRVSAKGGDPKPVARGQWHIQSATFGKKGKRAALLFGNAAAPAEIGTLELGTSAATPTRITGFNHDWLKTVHIARPQEVWFKSTNDMRIQGWVLKPYRFKTGRRYPAILEIHGGPRTQYGHTFFHEMQMLAGQGYVVFYTNPRGSQGRGSDFTASIVKGWGTVDYEDCMAATDWLEKQPYVDRKRIGVTGGSYGGYMTNWLVTHTNRYKAAVTQRSVVSLVSFFGSSDFGYLWKKEFGYHPWENKAELERMSPITYAENIRTPLLIIHNEHDMRCDIEQAEQLFAMLKMLRRKVEFVRFPEEPHGLSRHGRPDRRLARLSHILRWFDQYLRGKKMRVG, from the coding sequence GTGCCAGCCAAAAAGAGCGGAGTACGGGCGGTGACTATCGAGGATTTGACACGCATCAAATTCGTCCGCTCGCCGGCACTATCGCCGGACGAGACGGAGATCTGCTGCGTCGTCGAGACGATCCCCGACGACCGCAAGGAATACCGATCGCACCTGTGGCGATGCAATGCCGATGGATCGGCCCTGCGACAGCTCACCTTCGGCAAGCGCAGCGATTCCTCGCCGGTCTACTCACCGGACGGGCGCTGGATTGTCTTCGTGTCCAAACGCGGCGATCACCCCGGCATCCACTTGCTACCGTCCGACGGCGGCGAGGCCAAGCCGTTGGTCGAGAAGGACGGCACATTTAGTTTCGTTTCGTTTTCCCCGGATTCCCAGACCATTGTTTGCCTGTTTCGGGCGAATGACCCGATACCCGGCGCGGAGAAAAAGCCGGACAAGAAGTCCGATCCCGATGCCAAGCCGCCCAAGCGCGAAGCCCCGATCGCGCGGCACATAACGCGACTGGCCTATCGCGAAGACGGCGTCGGGTTTTATCCGAAAGATCAGTGGCATGTTTGGGCGTTTGATGTGGCCGCTGGCGCGGGACGGCAACTCACCAAGGGACGGTTTAGCGAGGCGTGGCCGATTGTCTCGCCCAATGGCAGGGATGTGCTGTTTGTCTCCAACCACCGCCCCGATCCCGACCGCGATCCGTATCGGCATGATCTGTTCGTCGTGCCGCTCAAGGGCGGGGCCATGCGCCGCATACCGACGCCCGAAGGGCCGATCGAAGCGCCGTCGTACTCTCGCGACGGCAAACTGATCGCATACCTGGGCCACTCGCAGCCCGATGCGCCGTGGGGCGTCGTGCCCTATCACCTGTGGGTCGTCGGCGCCAATGGCACGCCAAGAGCGTGCGATATCACGCCAACTTTCGATCGCGAAAGCTACGACCTGACAATCTCGGATACCGGTGAGGGTTTCGGGATCATTCGTCCGGAGTGGTCGCACGACAGCAAATCGCTTCTGTACATCGTCACCGACACGGGTTCGACGCTCTTGTTTCGCGTGTCCGCAAAAGGCGGTGATCCCAAGCCGGTCGCGCGCGGTCAGTGGCATATTCAATCGGCGACGTTCGGCAAGAAGGGCAAACGTGCCGCGCTTCTTTTTGGCAATGCCGCCGCACCGGCGGAAATCGGCACGCTCGAACTGGGGACGTCGGCGGCGACGCCCACACGAATCACCGGATTCAATCATGATTGGCTCAAGACGGTGCATATCGCCAGACCCCAGGAAGTGTGGTTCAAGTCGACCAATGACATGCGCATTCAGGGCTGGGTGCTCAAGCCGTACCGCTTCAAGACCGGCCGGCGCTACCCCGCGATCCTCGAAATCCATGGCGGGCCGCGCACGCAGTACGGACACACCTTCTTCCATGAGATGCAGATGCTCGCCGGACAGGGGTATGTCGTTTTCTACACCAACCCGCGCGGATCGCAGGGACGCGGCAGCGACTTCACCGCGTCGATCGTCAAAGGGTGGGGCACGGTCGACTACGAAGACTGCATGGCGGCGACCGACTGGCTGGAGAAACAGCCGTATGTCGACCGCAAGCGCATCGGCGTCACCGGCGGCTCGTACGGCGGATACATGACCAACTGGCTGGTGACGCACACGAATCGCTACAAGGCCGCGGTCACGCAGCGCTCGGTCGTTTCACTCGTGTCATTCTTCGGGTCGTCCGACTTCGGGTACTTGTGGAAGAAGGAGTTCGGCTATCACCCGTGGGAGAACAAGGCCGAACTGGAGCGCATGTCGCCGATCACGTACGCAGAGAACATCCGCACCCCGCTTCTGATCATCCATAACGAGCACGACATGCGCTGCGACATCGAGCAGGCGGAGCAACTATTCGCGATGCTCAAGATGCTGCGGCGCAAGGTCGAGTTTGTCCGCTTCCCAGAGGAACCGCACGGCCTCTCGCGCCACGGCCGCCCCGACCGGCGGCTGGCGCGACTCTCGCATATACTGCGCTGGTTTGATCAGTACTTGAGAGGGAAGAAGATGAGGGTGGGATAG
- a CDS encoding GAF domain-containing SpoIIE family protein phosphatase has product MAAIFKQQKEDSLTADPSELIRLRDENSRLHRAVEELSILNEIALAINSTMSPEAINELIVSKVVKRLGVEQGVIHLFGADAGDPTKTLIRVMQQGKDALPMRIGLQITGWMHKNRRPLVVNDITKDERFTGSDTRDLRIHSVLSVPLELKGRLIGIFNLFNKREGEITNEDARLAAIIAAQCSQVIENARLYQEEQKLQRLQDDVRNATTIQRMLLPRKMPEIAGLQLAGQSHPARDVGGDYFDFIELESGRWGIAVGDVSGKGLPAALLMANLQATMQGCARIAATVADCMSAANKFLIASTDNKTFVTLFYAVYDPASRTLTYCNAGHNPPMRFSADGNMTLLETGGPLAGCFSWADYKEETLTLGEGEAIVIYTDGVTEAESPAEEQYGEERLEELLRTARTQQAQPMLEQIVKSVLTFQQDAPVMDDITVVCLRT; this is encoded by the coding sequence GTGGCCGCGATCTTCAAGCAACAGAAAGAGGACAGTCTGACCGCCGACCCCTCAGAGCTCATCCGTCTGCGTGACGAAAACAGCCGTCTGCACCGCGCCGTCGAGGAGCTCTCCATTCTCAACGAAATCGCCCTGGCGATCAACTCTACCATGTCGCCGGAGGCGATCAACGAGTTGATCGTCAGCAAAGTGGTTAAACGACTGGGTGTCGAGCAGGGGGTGATCCACCTTTTCGGGGCCGATGCGGGAGATCCGACGAAAACCCTGATCCGCGTCATGCAGCAGGGCAAGGATGCCTTGCCGATGCGAATCGGACTGCAGATTACCGGCTGGATGCACAAGAACCGCCGCCCGCTGGTCGTCAACGACATCACCAAGGACGAACGCTTTACCGGTTCGGACACGCGCGACCTGCGAATTCATTCGGTGCTCTCAGTGCCGCTGGAACTCAAGGGGCGGCTGATAGGGATCTTCAACCTCTTCAATAAACGCGAGGGGGAAATCACCAACGAGGACGCGCGACTGGCGGCGATCATCGCGGCGCAATGTTCGCAGGTGATCGAGAACGCCCGGCTCTACCAGGAGGAGCAGAAACTGCAGCGGCTGCAGGATGATGTCCGTAACGCCACCACCATTCAGCGGATGCTGCTGCCGCGCAAGATGCCGGAGATCGCCGGTTTGCAGTTGGCCGGGCAATCGCACCCGGCACGCGATGTCGGCGGCGACTACTTCGACTTTATCGAATTGGAGTCGGGACGCTGGGGAATCGCCGTCGGCGACGTCTCCGGCAAAGGACTCCCGGCGGCATTGCTGATGGCCAATCTGCAAGCCACGATGCAGGGATGCGCCCGCATCGCGGCCACGGTCGCCGATTGTATGAGCGCGGCCAACAAATTTCTGATTGCCTCGACTGATAATAAGACCTTCGTCACGCTATTCTATGCCGTCTACGATCCCGCGTCGCGCACACTGACCTACTGCAACGCCGGGCACAATCCGCCGATGCGGTTCTCCGCCGACGGTAACATGACCTTGCTGGAAACCGGCGGCCCGCTCGCCGGGTGTTTCAGTTGGGCCGATTACAAAGAGGAAACCCTGACGCTGGGCGAGGGTGAAGCGATTGTCATCTACACCGACGGTGTCACGGAAGCAGAAAGCCCGGCCGAAGAGCAGTATGGCGAAGAGCGTCTGGAGGAATTGCTCCGTACCGCCCGCACGCAGCAGGCGCAGCCGATGCTGGAGCAAATCGTCAAGAGCGTGCTGACGTTTCAGCAGGATGCCCCGGTCATGGACGACATCACCGTCGTTTGCCTGCGCACATAG
- a CDS encoding DUF1801 domain-containing protein, protein MNTKRTSPKLKAAKTKGADDWRQKSFASVRTLIRQVDPDIVEEIKWRKPSNAMRGVPVWSLNGIICTGETYKDKVKLTFAKGAALADPSRLFNSSLEGNTRRAIDVFEGDKIDKTAFKALLREAITHNSSEKTHKSG, encoded by the coding sequence ATGAACACAAAGAGAACCTCCCCAAAGCTGAAAGCCGCCAAGACAAAGGGAGCAGACGACTGGCGGCAGAAGTCCTTCGCTTCGGTGCGCACACTGATCAGGCAGGTAGATCCCGACATTGTCGAAGAGATCAAATGGCGCAAGCCGTCAAATGCGATGCGCGGGGTTCCGGTGTGGTCACTCAACGGGATCATCTGCACCGGCGAAACCTATAAGGACAAGGTGAAGCTTACATTCGCCAAAGGCGCCGCACTGGCGGATCCCTCGCGGCTGTTCAATTCCAGTCTCGAAGGGAACACGCGCCGCGCCATCGACGTTTTTGAGGGCGACAAGATTGACAAGACGGCATTCAAGGCATTGCTTCGAGAGGCGATTACCCACAATTCCTCAGAGAAAACGCACAAGAGCGGCTGA
- a CDS encoding IS1595 family transposase yields the protein MLTIPQVIDSFGTTEACLAYIEQHRWPDGPACLRCGSIALTRIETRHKWECRDCHFQFRATVGTIFHNSKVELPKWFLAVHFILSGRKGYPAKQLARDLGLPYKTCWSMLHRIRKAMANGNRHKLAGTVEMDETYVKCRKPDSKGEKRTRKGGSDPLTHVVAFGMRQRRGEARIKIVPDTKQSTVFPIIEANVRRMSMLHTDEGFLYKRIGLRGFRHRAVQHATEYVDDQGTHCNGVESLWAVLKRGRYGVYHKIGRKYAQRYCDEVAFRINHNGDGFRSVFANCENGFDSERRTADPKIRETAVE from the coding sequence GTGCTTACTATTCCTCAAGTCATCGACAGCTTCGGTACGACCGAAGCCTGTCTCGCATACATAGAACAACACCGTTGGCCCGATGGTCCCGCCTGTCTGCGGTGCGGATCAATCGCATTAACCCGGATTGAGACCCGCCACAAGTGGGAGTGCCGGGATTGTCACTTTCAGTTTCGCGCCACTGTTGGCACGATTTTCCACAACAGCAAGGTCGAATTGCCCAAGTGGTTCTTGGCGGTCCATTTCATCCTGTCCGGTCGGAAAGGGTATCCGGCGAAGCAACTGGCCCGCGATCTCGGACTGCCCTACAAAACGTGCTGGTCAATGCTCCATCGCATCCGCAAGGCCATGGCGAACGGTAACCGTCACAAGCTGGCCGGGACTGTTGAAATGGATGAGACCTACGTCAAGTGCCGGAAACCCGATAGCAAAGGCGAGAAGCGAACGAGGAAAGGCGGATCGGACCCATTGACCCATGTCGTCGCATTTGGAATGAGGCAACGACGCGGCGAAGCGCGGATCAAGATTGTGCCGGATACAAAGCAGTCAACCGTGTTCCCGATCATTGAGGCAAATGTCCGCCGTATGTCGATGTTGCACACCGATGAGGGGTTTCTCTACAAGCGCATCGGGCTACGAGGTTTTAGACATCGTGCCGTGCAACACGCGACTGAATACGTAGACGACCAAGGGACCCACTGCAACGGCGTCGAATCGCTGTGGGCTGTCCTAAAACGTGGGCGCTATGGGGTTTATCACAAGATCGGGCGCAAATATGCCCAACGGTATTGCGATGAGGTCGCTTTCAGGATCAATCACAACGGAGACGGCTTTCGGTCCGTGTTTGCCAACTGCGAGAATGGCTTTGACTCTGAACGCCGGACAGCCGATCCTAAAATCCGGGAAACTGCGGTAGAGTGA
- a CDS encoding SRPBCC family protein has product MATNTIRLHRVLKAPPMRVYKAILDPAANCKWLPPHGFTCTVHQLDAKVGGTYKMSFTNFSTGKSHAFGGKYLELVPGERIVATDVFDDPNLPGEIRTNYTLTKVSCGTEVHIVQENVPEMIPPEACYLGWQESLELLAKLVEPEIPDGV; this is encoded by the coding sequence GTGGCAACGAACACGATCCGGCTGCACCGGGTGCTCAAAGCACCGCCCATGCGTGTCTACAAGGCGATCCTCGACCCCGCTGCGAATTGCAAATGGCTCCCGCCGCACGGCTTCACCTGCACGGTCCATCAGCTCGATGCGAAGGTGGGCGGCACTTACAAGATGTCGTTTACGAATTTCTCCACGGGCAAAAGCCACGCGTTCGGCGGAAAGTATCTGGAGCTTGTGCCGGGGGAGCGCATTGTTGCGACCGACGTGTTTGACGATCCCAATCTCCCCGGCGAAATTCGCACGAACTACACATTGACCAAAGTCTCCTGCGGCACGGAGGTGCATATCGTCCAGGAAAACGTCCCAGAGATGATCCCTCCGGAGGCGTGCTATCTCGGCTGGCAGGAGTCGCTGGAACTTTTGGCGAAACTGGTCGAGCCGGAGATCCCCGACGGGGTTTGA
- a CDS encoding DNA alkylation repair protein yields the protein MPLRAVRAELRTLGNQKKADFLRGYFLPPKPGYRRNDRFRGVRVPVTRKLARQYRDLPLREVISLLASTYHEDRLLALIILTDQFKRGDKATQRQIYDLYLNHRRHINNWDLVDASAHLILGPYLNDRSRGPLMKLSRSASLWDRRMAVLASYHFIKQGDFASTLALAKILLHDEEDLVQKAVGWMLREIGNRDRATEEEFLRAFYKEMPRTMLRYAIEKFPAKRRKAYLEGRV from the coding sequence ATGCCACTCCGTGCTGTCCGGGCCGAGCTAAGGACCCTTGGGAATCAAAAGAAAGCCGACTTCCTTAGGGGATACTTCCTGCCGCCCAAGCCCGGGTATCGCCGGAATGATCGGTTTCGCGGGGTTCGTGTGCCGGTCACCCGCAAGCTGGCGCGCCAGTACCGCGACTTGCCGCTTCGCGAGGTGATTTCCCTGCTGGCGTCGACGTACCATGAAGACCGATTGCTGGCGCTCATCATCCTGACCGATCAATTCAAACGCGGCGACAAGGCGACTCAACGGCAAATCTACGACCTGTATCTCAATCACCGACGGCACATCAACAACTGGGATTTGGTCGATGCCTCGGCGCATTTGATCCTGGGGCCGTACTTAAACGACCGCAGCCGTGGCCCGTTGATGAAGCTGTCGCGTTCCGCAAGTCTCTGGGATCGGCGCATGGCGGTTCTCGCTTCGTATCATTTTATCAAACAGGGCGATTTTGCATCGACGCTCGCGCTCGCGAAGATCCTGCTGCATGACGAGGAAGACCTGGTGCAAAAAGCGGTGGGCTGGATGCTCCGCGAGATCGGCAACCGCGACCGTGCCACCGAGGAGGAGTTTTTGCGGGCGTTTTACAAAGAGATGCCGCGCACGATGCTGCGGTATGCGATCGAGAAGTTTCCCGCGAAGCGGCGCAAGGCGTACCTGGAGGGGAGAGTTTGA
- a CDS encoding patatin-like phospholipase family protein, whose protein sequence is MALVIAFVTLSLILATAPGTHAEVISVDTIGPIDYVARISAPRASGHDGPRVAIALSGGGARGLAQIGVLRAFEEAGIAIEVICGVSMGAIIGGLYASGIGPDSLVALTRSVDWGALLENSPPRARLLLSQKDRSANWFLSLPMRGLQPQWPTGATSGQGIYNFLAHLTQGASYRCGGDFDRLPTRFRAVATDLVSGDHIVFDSGELAFAMRAAMAFPLAVTPLRSNGRLFADGGLVDPLPVALTQSLSDAPVVAVNTATALEEIDRIGDPYVVANQATTIMTAPALATALAQADFTCEPSVVGIANYDFDAVDSLIAAGYAAGQLLAQRIIASQSASGGRSLRSGGMHFAPLHAVDGLTPPDCPPAIAEWVAETTSVELALVRDSARTAVASGWWSRATLSHVIVSDSGGERMELSAQRAPSLRVIRFEGNSAFTETELKHAMDLPIGHPVAPDEMIAGLRRARDQYERRQYTLADIRDATLDSDGVLTVSIDEASLSGVEVEGNQSVRNWVILRNFPLQRGAPYNARRVANGLFDLQATGLFDQITARVVRTDAGPILRLTVTEKTTDALRLGLHHNLEYQTEGFIQWANINLFGLGNEFTAHAQYAPRRELYFGQIDSDRVFRSYMAARLGVYYHRQRRHFYADHVSTGDFQTKRTGVRARFAQNISRFAQLAVQISTERLQLEIDSTTSRLQHARIALGAHLDDLDERDFPQTGRRLSAELIWADDFLDGDIIYRAFFSEALWVIPFRDHLILLTGARFGTADRQLPVYEKFALGGRRSLMGLYEDEMLGDHVLAANVVMRYRIYSRSYTLARLDVGNAWRHGVDVDFWGTLRAGLGMGLMFDTPLGPLTILQGFADGGDERFYFSWGYDF, encoded by the coding sequence GTGGCACTCGTCATCGCGTTTGTGACGCTGTCTCTGATTCTCGCAACAGCTCCTGGCACGCACGCCGAAGTCATCTCCGTCGATACCATCGGTCCCATCGACTACGTCGCGCGCATCAGTGCACCGCGTGCGTCGGGTCACGACGGCCCGAGGGTGGCGATCGCTCTCTCCGGCGGCGGCGCTCGCGGATTGGCTCAGATCGGCGTGCTGCGCGCGTTCGAAGAAGCGGGTATTGCCATCGAAGTAATCTGTGGCGTGTCGATGGGCGCGATCATCGGCGGGCTGTACGCCTCGGGAATCGGCCCTGATTCGTTGGTGGCGCTGACCCGCTCGGTCGATTGGGGCGCGCTGTTGGAGAACTCACCCCCCCGCGCGCGTCTGCTGTTGTCGCAGAAAGACCGCTCGGCCAACTGGTTTTTGTCGCTGCCGATGCGCGGACTACAGCCGCAGTGGCCGACCGGTGCGACCAGCGGGCAGGGCATCTACAACTTCCTTGCGCATCTGACCCAGGGGGCATCGTACCGATGCGGCGGTGATTTCGACCGGCTGCCGACGCGTTTCCGCGCCGTGGCGACCGATTTGGTGAGCGGCGATCATATCGTCTTCGACTCCGGCGAACTGGCCTTCGCGATGCGCGCCGCGATGGCGTTTCCATTGGCGGTGACCCCTCTGCGCAGCAATGGGCGGCTCTTTGCCGATGGCGGGCTGGTCGATCCGTTGCCGGTGGCGTTGACCCAGTCGCTGTCGGACGCACCGGTTGTGGCGGTCAACACGGCGACCGCGCTCGAAGAGATCGACCGCATCGGAGACCCCTACGTGGTCGCCAACCAGGCCACCACGATCATGACCGCGCCGGCGTTGGCGACGGCGTTGGCGCAGGCCGATTTTACCTGCGAGCCATCGGTGGTCGGCATCGCCAACTATGATTTCGACGCCGTCGATTCGCTGATTGCCGCCGGATACGCGGCCGGACAATTGCTCGCGCAGCGGATCATCGCGTCGCAGTCGGCCTCGGGCGGACGATCGCTGCGTTCGGGCGGAATGCACTTCGCACCGTTGCATGCCGTGGACGGACTGACACCGCCCGACTGCCCCCCCGCCATTGCCGAATGGGTCGCAGAGACGACATCGGTCGAGCTTGCGCTGGTGCGCGATTCGGCGCGCACTGCGGTGGCCTCAGGATGGTGGAGCAGGGCAACTTTGTCGCACGTCATTGTCTCCGATTCCGGCGGCGAGCGCATGGAGCTATCGGCCCAACGCGCGCCCTCGCTGCGCGTGATCCGGTTTGAGGGCAATTCGGCGTTCACGGAGACCGAGCTCAAGCACGCCATGGACCTGCCGATCGGCCATCCGGTCGCTCCCGATGAAATGATTGCGGGGCTGCGACGGGCGCGCGATCAGTATGAGCGACGGCAATACACGCTGGCCGACATTCGCGATGCGACGCTCGACAGCGATGGCGTCCTGACGGTCTCGATCGACGAGGCATCCTTAAGCGGTGTCGAGGTCGAAGGCAACCAGTCGGTGCGCAACTGGGTTATCCTTCGCAACTTCCCGCTGCAACGCGGGGCGCCGTACAACGCCCGCCGTGTCGCCAACGGCCTTTTCGATCTGCAGGCCACGGGACTCTTCGATCAGATCACCGCGCGGGTTGTACGGACCGACGCCGGGCCGATTCTGCGGCTGACGGTCACCGAAAAGACCACCGATGCGTTGCGATTGGGTTTGCACCACAATCTGGAATATCAGACCGAGGGATTCATCCAGTGGGCCAACATCAATCTGTTCGGCCTGGGCAACGAATTCACGGCGCACGCACAATACGCGCCTCGCCGGGAGTTGTACTTCGGACAGATCGATTCCGACCGCGTCTTTCGCTCCTACATGGCGGCGCGACTGGGCGTGTACTACCACCGTCAGCGGCGGCATTTCTATGCCGATCACGTGAGCACGGGCGACTTTCAGACCAAACGCACCGGCGTGCGGGCGCGTTTTGCCCAAAACATCTCCCGGTTCGCGCAGCTCGCGGTCCAAATCAGCACCGAGCGTCTGCAATTGGAGATCGATTCGACGACGTCAAGATTGCAGCACGCGCGTATTGCGCTGGGAGCGCACTTAGACGATTTGGACGAGCGGGACTTTCCTCAAACAGGCCGACGTCTGTCGGCGGAGTTGATCTGGGCCGACGATTTCCTCGACGGCGACATCATCTACCGCGCCTTCTTCAGTGAGGCGTTGTGGGTGATTCCGTTCCGGGATCATCTCATCTTGCTGACCGGCGCTCGTTTCGGCACGGCCGATCGCCAGCTCCCGGTCTATGAGAAATTCGCGCTCGGCGGTCGCCGCTCGTTAATGGGCCTCTACGAAGATGAGATGCTGGGCGATCACGTGCTGGCGGCCAATGTCGTCATGCGGTACCGCATATATTCGCGCAGCTATACGCTGGCGCGCCTCGATGTCGGCAATGCCTGGCGTCACGGCGTCGACGTCGACTTCTGGGGAACACTCCGCGCCGGACTTGGGATGGGACTGATGTTCGACACGCCGCTGGGGCCGTTGACCATCCTGCAGGGGTTCGCCGACGGCGGCGATGAACGCTTCTACTTCAGTTGGGGATACGACTTCTGA
- a CDS encoding DUF1801 domain-containing protein, protein MAGKKPTKSAKVTSKRKTKRVATKPKLLSGGNPQIAKGDGDGPVQAYIKAMPGWKRDVGRRLDALMVRAVPNVRKAVRWNSPFYGIEGKGWFVAFHCFTKYIKVAFLQGKSLKPMPPVDSKDPDARYFHIHEGDTLDEDQLASWFKQASKLPGWGKV, encoded by the coding sequence ATGGCCGGCAAAAAACCGACGAAGTCTGCCAAAGTTACATCGAAGCGCAAAACGAAGCGCGTTGCGACGAAGCCGAAGCTCCTCTCCGGCGGCAATCCGCAGATCGCCAAGGGCGACGGCGACGGGCCGGTGCAGGCATACATCAAAGCGATGCCGGGCTGGAAACGGGATGTCGGGCGGCGTCTGGATGCGCTGATGGTGCGCGCGGTGCCGAATGTGCGCAAGGCGGTCCGTTGGAATTCACCGTTTTACGGCATCGAGGGCAAGGGCTGGTTCGTCGCCTTTCATTGCTTCACGAAGTACATCAAGGTGGCATTCCTCCAAGGCAAGTCCCTCAAACCCATGCCGCCGGTCGATTCCAAAGACCCCGATGCGCGTTACTTCCATATTCACGAGGGTGACACGCTTGACGAGGACCAGCTTGCCTCGTGGTTTAAGCAAGCGAGCAAACTGCCCGGCTGGGGGAAGGTTTGA
- a CDS encoding EamA family transporter: MLNSLLIAALCVVWGATWVAIKIGLSDSPPFYGAGLRFLIASAILGVWVWRMRKPWPERTAPWGWIVVAGLLMFFGSYATVYYVEQYINAALAAILFASFPFFVAVGAHFYLDNERLTPVKTLGLVIGFSGVIVVFGGGTTAPATSRWWAPALMLISPIASAIVSIVIKKHLTRHDPFVLNFIQMSLGTLVLLPVAALVEDIGDFHWTQSAVGALLFLSLFGSVFTFVTYYYLLRIMEASRLSLIAFVTPIVATLLGWIVLDEKLTPATLVGATLVLAGIWIVNVIGARPGVSQKSYPQLK; the protein is encoded by the coding sequence ATGCTCAATTCATTATTGATCGCCGCACTGTGTGTGGTGTGGGGCGCGACGTGGGTGGCGATCAAGATCGGGCTGAGCGATTCGCCCCCCTTCTACGGCGCCGGGCTGCGGTTCCTGATTGCCTCGGCGATTCTCGGCGTATGGGTCTGGCGGATGCGTAAACCGTGGCCGGAACGCACAGCGCCCTGGGGTTGGATCGTTGTTGCGGGTCTCTTGATGTTTTTCGGTTCCTACGCGACCGTCTACTACGTCGAACAGTATATCAATGCCGCACTGGCGGCGATTCTGTTTGCGTCATTTCCGTTTTTCGTAGCGGTCGGCGCGCATTTCTATCTGGACAATGAGCGCCTGACGCCGGTCAAGACACTCGGGCTGGTCATCGGTTTCAGCGGGGTCATCGTTGTGTTCGGCGGCGGGACCACTGCGCCGGCCACCTCTCGCTGGTGGGCGCCCGCACTGATGCTTATTTCTCCCATTGCCTCCGCCATCGTGTCAATCGTCATCAAGAAACACCTGACCCGACATGACCCGTTCGTACTCAACTTTATTCAGATGTCTTTGGGAACGCTGGTGCTGTTACCGGTCGCAGCCCTGGTCGAGGACATCGGAGATTTTCATTGGACGCAATCGGCTGTCGGTGCGCTGCTGTTCCTGTCGCTGTTCGGCTCTGTCTTCACCTTTGTGACGTACTATTACCTGTTGCGCATCATGGAGGCCAGCCGTCTATCGCTGATCGCATTCGTCACGCCGATCGTGGCGACGCTCCTGGGATGGATCGTGCTGGATGAAAAACTCACACCGGCCACGCTGGTCGGTGCGACGTTGGTACTGGCCGGGATCTGGATTGTAAACGTGATCGGCGCGCGACCGGGGGTTTCTCAGAAGTCGTATCCCCAACTGAAGTAG
- a CDS encoding DUF2087 domain-containing protein — protein sequence MANPTLQDTIFLTAAEVAETLKLHPQVVARKLQSGEIPGYKIGKDWRVADRELASWLAERSNQRRLTERQKTERSFFRDGRLVEIPAQRKKRRFILERLLTEFDTTKVYTEPEVNAILGRFHPDVCTLRREFITEKMMLRQGGKYHRVTSYAPQGG from the coding sequence ATGGCAAACCCAACCCTCCAAGACACCATCTTCCTCACTGCCGCCGAGGTGGCGGAGACACTCAAGTTGCATCCTCAGGTGGTCGCGCGCAAGCTGCAGTCCGGGGAGATTCCCGGCTACAAGATCGGCAAAGACTGGCGCGTCGCCGACCGTGAGTTGGCATCGTGGCTGGCCGAACGCTCCAACCAGCGGCGTCTGACCGAGCGTCAAAAGACCGAACGCTCGTTTTTCCGCGACGGCCGTCTGGTCGAGATTCCGGCACAGCGCAAGAAACGACGATTCATTCTCGAACGGCTGCTGACCGAGTTCGACACCACCAAGGTGTACACCGAGCCAGAGGTCAACGCCATCCTCGGACGCTTCCATCCCGATGTCTGCACGCTGCGCCGCGAGTTCATCACGGAGAAGATGATGCTCCGTCAGGGCGGCAAGTATCATCGGGTCACGTCGTATGCCCCACAAGGCGGCTAA